The DNA region AGGAAGCGCTGGACAGGGCACAGCAGATCCACGACAAGACCTGGGCGGCGCTCGACGCCTATCGCGACCGCGACCCGCAGGCCGACTGGTGGCCGGACTTCGTCCGCCGCGTGCTCGGCCATGACAGCGCCGTGCGCGATCGGACCCTCGGCGACCCGAAGGTCCTCACGGAGTGAGGCCGCGCCTCACGCCGCGGCTCTTCGCTCCTCCTCCATCCGCGTGATCTCGGCCGGCGGCTCGGGCTCGTTCCTGAACGAGCGCGCGATCCAGGAGAACGCGAGCCCGGCGACGAGCAGCATGATCAGCCCCGTGCCGAACTCGAGGAAGACGAGCTTGCCGATCCCGAACAGCGACGCGTACACCGCGATCACGCCGGCGAGCCAGTTGCTCCACGCCAGCGCGCCGCCGGGAATCTTCTCGCGCCCGAAGCCGAGCCGGTTGGACACCGCGACCCAACCCGGTCCGCCCGGCCGCACTCTCTTGTAGAACGACTCGAGCGTGGCGTCGGACTCCGGCTTCGTGGCGAACGTCACCGCCACCCAGACCACCGTGCTCACCGCGACCGTCGTGAGCATCACCCACGCGTCGCCATTCGGATCCGTCGCCGCGAAGCGCGGACGGATGTAGGCGAACGCGAGCAGCGATACGATGAACGACGTCGTCATCGCGCTGATCTCCGACCACGCGTTGATCCGCCACCAGTACCAGCGAAGGATCAGGACCAGACCGGTCCCGGCCCCGAGCGCGAGCAGAAACTTCCACGCACCCTCGATCGTCTCGAGCTGCCACGTGACGAGCAGCGACGCCGCAAAGAGAAAGATCGTCGCGACACGTCCGGCGTTCACGTAATGCTTCTCGTCCCTGCCGGGGCGCATGAATCGCTTGTAGAAATCGTTGATGAGGTAGGACGCTCCCCAGTTGAGCTGCGTCGCCACCGTGGACATGTACGCGGCCGCGAATCCGGCGAGCATCAGTCCGCGCCACGGCGTGGGCAGTAAGTCCATGAACGCGTGCACGTAGCCGTGCTCGCGGTTCTCCAGGTTCGGGTACAGGAGCACCGTCGCGAGCCCGGTGATGATCCACGGCCAGGGACGGATCGCGTAGTGCGCCACCTGGAAAAAGAGCGTCGCGAGCACGCCGTCGCGCTCAGTCTTCGCGGAGAAGATCCGCTGCGCGATGTAGCCGCCGCCGCCCGGCTCCGCGCCGGGATACCACGCCGCCCACCACTGCACCGAGAGGAATACGGTGAGCGCGAGCAGCGGCATCCACGCGTACGCCATGATCCCGTCCGGGCCCATCCTTACCGGCAGCACCGAGAGCGCCGCCGTCTCGCTTCCGAAATGCTCCGTCACGCCGGCGCGCAGCGCGCCGATCCCGCCGACCGCTTCCACCGCGAAAAATGCCAGGATGATGATCGCGGTCATCATGATGATGAACTGGAAGAAATCCGTCCACAGCACGGCCCAGAGCCCGGCCGCGACCGCGTACGCCACCGTGATGGCGAAGCAGATCCCCACCGCGACCCAGGGCGAGATTCCCAGTGAGATCGACAGGATCGTCACCATCGCCTTGGTGACCCAGCCGAGGATGATCAGGTTGATCGGGATCGCGAGGTATAGCGCGCGAAAGCCGCGCAGGAACGTGGCGGGCTTCCCGCCGTACCGCACTTCCGCGAGCTCCACGTCGGTGAGAACTCCGGCGCGGCGCCACAGCCGCGCGAAGAAGAACACGGTGAGGATTCCGCTCATCACCATGTTCCACCACAGCCAGTTCCCCGCGACGCCGCGCGAGGCCACGAGACCCGTGACGACGAGTGGAGTGTCCGCCGCGAACGTCGTCGCGACCATGGACACGCCCGCGAGCCACCACGGGACGTTGCGGCCGGCGTTGAAGTACTCGCTCATGCTCGAGCCGCCGCGGCGCGTGAAGTAGAATCCGATCGCGACGGTCAGCGCGAAATACGCGGCAACGATCAGCCAGTCGATGACGGAGAAGCCCATATTTCCCGGGTTGGTTTGCGTCCAACCTACGACCGGCCTCCCGTTCCGGCCAGAAGGAGACGAATGAAGTACCGCCTCACCCTGTTCGATCGCTTCGGACCCGAAGCCGCCGATTACGTCAACGCCTTTCGCGGCGCATTCATCGCGGCCGGACTTTTCGGCGTTTACGGCGGCGCGCGCTACGCCAGCGAGCACGACTTCAACCCCGTCCTCGGCGGCCTGCTCGGTTTCGTGGGCGTGTTCGTGCTGACCTTTTGCGCGATCATCGGCGTCAGCCGGCTCGCCGGTGGATCGTTCAGCGCGTTCATCCAGCCGCAGGGCACGTACGACGAGACTTTCTCGTACGAGGAATCGCTCCTGGCCCGCGGCCACCATGCCGAAGCGATCGCCGCGTTCGAGCGACACGCGGCGGCGGGCACCGGCGGCGCCACCGTCGTCATCCGCGCCGCCGACCTGCACACCAGGCACGGCGATCTCCAGCGCGCGGCCGACCTGTTCCGCGAGGCGCAGCGGAGGCCGGATCTCCCGGCCGAGAGCCACATGTACGTGACCAACCGCCTGATCGATCTATATACGGGTCCGCTGCCGAATCTCGACGCCGCAGTCTCCGAGCTGCGCCGGCTGATCGCTACGCACCCTTCGTCGGACGCCGCGAAGCACGCGCGCACGGCACTGGTGAACCTGAAGCGCCAGCTTCGCTCCGAGGCAGC from Gemmatimonadaceae bacterium includes:
- a CDS encoding sodium:solute symporter family protein: MGFSVIDWLIVAAYFALTVAIGFYFTRRGGSSMSEYFNAGRNVPWWLAGVSMVATTFAADTPLVVTGLVASRGVAGNWLWWNMVMSGILTVFFFARLWRRAGVLTDVELAEVRYGGKPATFLRGFRALYLAIPINLIILGWVTKAMVTILSISLGISPWVAVGICFAITVAYAVAAGLWAVLWTDFFQFIIMMTAIIILAFFAVEAVGGIGALRAGVTEHFGSETAALSVLPVRMGPDGIMAYAWMPLLALTVFLSVQWWAAWYPGAEPGGGGYIAQRIFSAKTERDGVLATLFFQVAHYAIRPWPWIITGLATVLLYPNLENREHGYVHAFMDLLPTPWRGLMLAGFAAAYMSTVATQLNWGASYLINDFYKRFMRPGRDEKHYVNAGRVATIFLFAASLLVTWQLETIEGAWKFLLALGAGTGLVLILRWYWWRINAWSEISAMTTSFIVSLLAFAYIRPRFAATDPNGDAWVMLTTVAVSTVVWVAVTFATKPESDATLESFYKRVRPGGPGWVAVSNRLGFGREKIPGGALAWSNWLAGVIAVYASLFGIGKLVFLEFGTGLIMLLVAGLAFSWIARSFRNEPEPPAEITRMEEERRAAA